From the Candidatus Krumholzibacteriota bacterium genome, one window contains:
- a CDS encoding ribonucleotide-diphosphate reductase subunit alpha (Catalyzes the rate-limiting step in dNTP synthesis): MSVDRPAPHLSENALRVVERRYLRKDIDGRLAETPEEMFQRVAHNIASAERRYGDSANRKTWQEEFYRLMTSLEFLPNSPTLMNAGAELQQLSACFV; the protein is encoded by the coding sequence ATGTCTGTGGATCGGCCGGCGCCGCACCTCTCCGAGAACGCCCTCCGCGTGGTCGAGAGACGCTACCTGCGCAAGGACATCGACGGCAGGCTCGCCGAGACGCCCGAGGAGATGTTCCAGCGAGTCGCGCACAACATCGCCTCGGCCGAGCGCCGCTACGGTGACAGCGCCAACCGGAAGACGTGGCAGGAGGAGTTCTACCGGCTCATGACGAGCCTCGAGTTCCTCCCCAATTCGCCGACGCTGATGAACGCCGGCGCCGAGCTCCAGCAGCTCTCCGCCTGCTTCGT
- a CDS encoding serine/threonine-protein phosphatase, whose amino-acid sequence MTEPNGAWEIAAATDRGRERERNEDYFGVFEPETAELERRRGILVVVADGMGGHLSGGRASRTAVEALGDEYFRDDGDAGEKRKKDEEEPSPADRLADAFAAANRAVFDEVGGGRNSVAGTTCTAAILFPDRIVVAHAGDSRAYLLRGGAIEQLTDDHSEVGEMLRKGLIGDDEAMKHPRRNVITKAVGLRGSVAADVSAPLPVELGDVLLVCSDGLTSMIGADEIAAALAAGSVRGACAGLVEAANAAGGEDNITVVVARRR is encoded by the coding sequence ATGACCGAACCGAACGGAGCGTGGGAGATCGCGGCGGCCACCGACCGCGGCCGCGAGCGCGAGCGCAACGAGGACTATTTCGGGGTGTTCGAGCCGGAAACGGCCGAGCTCGAACGCCGCCGCGGGATACTCGTCGTCGTCGCCGACGGCATGGGCGGGCATCTCTCGGGCGGCCGGGCGAGCAGAACGGCCGTCGAGGCCCTCGGCGACGAGTACTTCCGCGACGACGGGGACGCCGGCGAAAAGCGGAAGAAGGATGAGGAGGAACCCTCCCCGGCCGACCGGCTCGCCGACGCGTTCGCCGCGGCGAACCGCGCCGTCTTCGACGAGGTCGGCGGCGGCCGGAACTCCGTGGCCGGCACGACCTGCACGGCGGCGATCCTCTTCCCCGACCGCATCGTCGTGGCGCACGCCGGCGACTCGCGCGCCTACCTCCTGCGCGGCGGCGCGATCGAGCAGCTCACCGACGACCACAGCGAGGTGGGGGAGATGCTCCGCAAGGGGCTCATCGGCGACGACGAGGCGATGAAGCACCCGCGGCGCAACGTCATCACGAAGGCCGTCGGGCTCCGTGGATCGGTCGCCGCCGACGTCTCGGCGCCCTTGCCGGTCGAGTTGGGCGACGTGCTCCTCGTCTGCTCGGACGGGCTCACTTCGATGATCGGCGCCGACGAGATCGCCGCGGCACTCGCAGCCGGCTCGGTGCGCGGCGCCTGCGCCGGCCTCGTCGAGGCGGCGAACGCCGCGGGCGGCGAGGACAACATCACCGTCGTGGTCGCGAGAAGGCGCTGA
- a CDS encoding HAD family phosphatase → MTNTDTLKRILDGAKAVIFDFDNVVVDSEPFHYEAYAAVFAAHGHTIDRDDYWLEWTSKGGGAAKEIRRYGLDLDPAAIQAEKDPIYAAFCRDGSVAPFPEAIETARLLRGAGFLVAIASGSYRSDIEAILEANDARDLFAAIVGKDGIARYKPDPETYLAACAELRLAPSACVAVEDAEKGVKSARAAGMKVILVETAITRGLSIGGADLSLSGVAELRDLLRRILA, encoded by the coding sequence GTGACGAACACGGATACGCTGAAAAGAATCCTCGACGGCGCGAAGGCCGTCATCTTCGATTTCGACAACGTCGTCGTCGACTCCGAGCCCTTCCATTACGAGGCCTACGCGGCGGTCTTCGCCGCGCACGGCCACACGATCGACCGCGACGACTACTGGCTCGAATGGACGTCGAAGGGGGGCGGCGCGGCGAAGGAGATCCGCCGATACGGCCTCGATCTCGATCCGGCCGCGATCCAGGCGGAGAAGGATCCGATCTACGCGGCGTTCTGCCGGGACGGCTCCGTCGCGCCCTTTCCCGAGGCGATCGAGACGGCGCGGCTCCTCCGGGGGGCCGGCTTCCTCGTGGCCATCGCCTCGGGCTCGTACCGGAGCGACATCGAGGCGATCCTCGAGGCGAACGACGCGCGCGACCTTTTCGCCGCGATCGTCGGCAAGGACGGCATCGCGCGGTACAAGCCCGATCCCGAGACCTACCTCGCCGCCTGCGCCGAGCTCCGGCTCGCCCCCTCGGCGTGCGTCGCCGTCGAGGACGCCGAGAAGGGCGTGAAGAGCGCCCGGGCGGCTGGAATGAAGGTGATTCTCGTGGAGACGGCGATCACGCGGGGGCTCTCGATCGGCGGGGCCGACCTGTCGCTTTCGGGCGTCGCGGAGCTGCGCGACCTGCTTCGCCGGATCCTCGCCTGA
- a CDS encoding replication-associated recombination protein A has protein sequence MNDLFEREVTPPLAERMRPRTLEEFVGQEEIVGEGKILRRILDKGQLESSVIFWGPPGCGKTTLAHLVAASVEARFVFFSAVTSGIADVRRIVAEADLKLREGGSRTILFVDEIHRFNKAQQDAFLPHIEKGTIVLIGATTENPSFEVINPLLSRCRVFVLEPLGPAHVARLLERALADAERGFGSLDVSCAPEDLAYLAELAGGDARTALNALEMAVSSMDESAGPILLTRGILEEALQRRNLLYDKGGEGHFNIISALHKCLRGGDADAGLYWLARMLEAGEDPLYVARRLVRFASEDIGNADPQALRTALDAADTVRFIGMPEASLALAQAVVYLAAAPKSNSLYVAYAAAAKDVRDRGPLPVPLWIRNAPTRLMKRIGYGEGYRYPHDDPDAVVDQEYLPEGLVGRRYYEPVERGFEREIAKRMAYWRRKRAERRDSKE, from the coding sequence ATGAACGATCTCTTCGAACGCGAGGTGACGCCGCCGCTCGCCGAGCGGATGCGCCCCCGCACGCTCGAGGAGTTCGTCGGCCAGGAGGAGATCGTCGGCGAGGGGAAGATCCTCCGGCGCATACTCGACAAGGGCCAGCTCGAGTCCTCCGTCATCTTCTGGGGGCCGCCCGGGTGCGGCAAGACGACGCTCGCGCACCTCGTGGCCGCCTCCGTCGAGGCACGGTTCGTCTTCTTCTCCGCCGTGACGAGCGGGATCGCCGACGTCCGGCGCATCGTCGCCGAGGCCGACCTGAAGCTCCGCGAGGGGGGGAGCCGGACGATCCTCTTCGTCGACGAGATCCACCGCTTCAACAAGGCGCAGCAGGACGCCTTCCTTCCCCACATCGAGAAGGGCACGATCGTCCTCATCGGGGCGACGACGGAGAACCCGAGCTTCGAGGTGATCAACCCGCTCCTCTCGCGCTGCCGCGTCTTCGTCCTCGAGCCGCTCGGTCCCGCACACGTCGCCCGGCTCCTCGAACGCGCCCTGGCCGACGCCGAGCGCGGCTTCGGATCGCTCGACGTCTCCTGCGCCCCGGAGGACCTGGCCTACCTCGCCGAGCTGGCCGGCGGCGACGCCCGGACGGCGCTGAACGCGCTGGAGATGGCGGTGAGCTCGATGGACGAGTCGGCCGGGCCGATCCTGCTGACGCGCGGCATTCTCGAGGAGGCCCTCCAGCGGCGCAACCTGCTCTACGACAAGGGGGGCGAGGGGCACTTCAACATCATCTCGGCCCTCCACAAGTGCCTGCGGGGCGGCGATGCCGACGCGGGGCTCTACTGGCTCGCCCGGATGCTCGAGGCGGGGGAGGACCCGCTCTACGTCGCGCGCCGCCTCGTGCGCTTCGCATCGGAGGATATCGGCAACGCCGATCCCCAGGCGCTCCGGACGGCCCTCGACGCCGCCGACACGGTCCGGTTCATCGGGATGCCCGAGGCGAGCCTCGCCCTCGCGCAGGCGGTCGTCTACCTCGCCGCGGCGCCGAAGAGCAACTCGCTGTACGTCGCCTACGCCGCGGCGGCGAAGGACGTGCGCGACCGCGGCCCCCTGCCCGTCCCGCTCTGGATCCGCAACGCTCCCACGCGTCTCATGAAACGGATCGGCTACGGCGAGGGGTACCGGTACCCCCACGACGATCCCGATGCGGTCGTCGACCAAGAATACCTGCCCGAGGGCCTCGTCGGTCGCCGCTACTACGAGCCCGTCGAGCGGGGTTTCGAGCGCGAGATCGCCAAGCGGATGGCCTACTGGCGCCGCAAACGCGCCGAGCGGCGCGACTCGAAGGAATGA
- the glpX gene encoding class II fructose-bisphosphatase has protein sequence MDRNLALELVRVTEAAALASARFFGKGDPTAADAAAVGAMELAIRGVKITGHIVIGEERLSASSRLCAGDTVGTCEEPEVDVALDPLDCIDSVADGQANAVSAIALGPRGAFRNFAAPRMDKIAVDGEAAEAIDLEASVFDNLVAIAQSKRIYVEDLTVAILDRQRHRGLIEEVRRAGARIELLRSGDLAAAIAAALPGTGVDVLMGIGDTTQGVIAAAALACIGGGFRGRLVPAEGIDARDLPDEYRTVYTERDLVGGDNVMFAATGVSHSDVLDGVRFRPGGAITDSVVFRGKSGTIRYLRTEHFFDKAPDYS, from the coding sequence GTGGACCGCAACCTCGCCCTCGAACTCGTCCGGGTAACCGAGGCCGCCGCGCTCGCGTCGGCGCGCTTCTTCGGCAAGGGCGATCCGACGGCCGCCGACGCGGCGGCCGTCGGCGCGATGGAACTGGCAATCCGCGGCGTCAAGATCACCGGCCACATCGTCATCGGCGAGGAACGGCTGAGCGCGTCGTCGCGTCTCTGCGCGGGCGACACGGTGGGCACGTGCGAGGAGCCCGAGGTCGACGTCGCGCTCGATCCCCTCGACTGCATCGACTCGGTGGCCGACGGGCAGGCCAACGCCGTCTCGGCGATCGCGCTCGGCCCGCGCGGCGCCTTCCGCAACTTCGCCGCGCCCCGGATGGACAAGATCGCCGTCGACGGCGAGGCGGCCGAGGCGATCGACCTCGAGGCCTCCGTCTTCGACAACCTCGTCGCCATCGCCCAGTCGAAACGCATCTACGTGGAGGACCTGACCGTGGCGATCCTCGACCGGCAGCGGCACCGCGGGCTCATCGAGGAGGTCAGGCGCGCGGGGGCGCGCATCGAGCTCCTGCGCAGCGGCGATCTCGCAGCCGCGATCGCGGCGGCCCTCCCGGGGACGGGCGTCGACGTCCTGATGGGGATCGGCGACACCACCCAGGGCGTCATCGCCGCGGCGGCCCTCGCCTGCATCGGGGGGGGATTCCGCGGCCGGCTCGTGCCGGCGGAGGGGATCGACGCGCGGGACCTTCCGGATGAGTACCGCACGGTCTACACCGAGCGCGACCTCGTCGGCGGAGACAACGTGATGTTCGCCGCCACCGGCGTCTCGCACAGCGACGTCCTCGACGGCGTGCGCTTCCGGCCCGGCGGCGCGATCACCGACAGCGTGGTCTTCCGCGGCAAGTCGGGCACGATCCGGTATCTCAGGACCGAACATTTCTTCGACAAGGCACCCGACTACTCGTGA
- a CDS encoding zinc ribbon domain-containing protein, protein MFCRHCGREIEEAVEYCPGCGKKQRENGETFSRKLYHTWEVTRLKPVDEQKSPGVAAAIGFFLGWIFLGPVGYIYLGQWNWFWLTFAIQIFAIPLSVGFAYPLLPIVLAIHQYQMAKDLNGMLPPLPPNGYADVDEPEVDRTFEEL, encoded by the coding sequence ATGTTCTGCAGACACTGTGGCAGGGAGATCGAGGAGGCCGTCGAGTACTGCCCCGGGTGCGGCAAGAAGCAGCGTGAGAACGGCGAGACCTTCTCCCGCAAGCTCTACCACACGTGGGAAGTCACCCGGCTGAAGCCTGTCGACGAGCAGAAGAGTCCCGGTGTCGCTGCTGCGATCGGGTTCTTCCTCGGCTGGATCTTCCTCGGACCGGTCGGGTACATCTACCTCGGGCAGTGGAACTGGTTCTGGCTGACCTTCGCCATCCAGATCTTCGCCATCCCGCTGTCCGTGGGGTTCGCGTATCCGCTGCTCCCGATCGTGCTCGCCATACATCAGTACCAGATGGCGAAGGACCTGAACGGCATGCTTCCTCCGCTGCCCCCCAACGGGTATGCGGACGTGGATGAGCCCGAGGTCGATCGCACGTTCGAAGAGCTGTAA